The Raphanus sativus cultivar WK10039 chromosome 2, ASM80110v3, whole genome shotgun sequence DNA segment GAACCGAGGGAGACTCTTCGACGAGCCATGACCGAGTCTTTACTTTGGATGGAAGCTCAGCAGGAAATAGTTCAGCCTCAGGATCAGGTTACACATACGTCTGATGCAGTATTGCCGATTAGATCGGGACGATGGTGTTTcacggatggatcatggaaacCAGAGGATACTTTTTCAGGACAAGGATGGTACAGTACTTTAGAGGGTTTTGAAGGCTTATTGGGAGCTAGGAATACGAGGGCTAGTCAAACCCCGTTACATGCAGAAGTCGAAGCTCTTATTTGGGCGATGGAGTGCATGAGGAATTTAAGGCAATATAACGTTACATTTGCAActgattgttctcaattggtgaagatggtttcggaaccaggaGAATGGCCGGCTTTTGCGAGTTACTTAGAGGACATCAAGAGTCTGAAGAGAAGTTTCAACAGCTCAGAGATTATTCATATACCACGGACGCAAAACAACAAGGCGGATAGCTTAGCACGCAGTGTGAGGCAACAAACGTCGTTTACTGTCCATATGGATACATATCACCCAGTTTGTTTTATAGAGTCCACATaagtctgtaaaatggtcgacaaaaaaaaaactaaataatttagtctgatcaaatattttagtttattataaaatttattaaaatattttagttcttattataaatatctagtttatattttaataataggttggcaattaataatatacaaattataataaaactttatttacAGTATAActatttatcaataaaaatattattgcgatgtattttaaattttaagatagtATTAACATATAATTCAATAATATGAAAATGTTAATTCAATAAATTTTTCATGACATTGAATATTTTAACTTCATCAACTGAAACCCCAAATCCAAACGTTTAGCAAACAATCTCCACAATTTCAGGTGGTAACATTTCTTGATCtttaatctgaaaaaaaattgagtggAAGAgatgcatatataaattttattgggTTGAGTTTGGTTCAAAGTTTAGTTTGCATGGTAATAGTAGctagttattaataatatttaatgatATGATAGAACATgttatttattgatattttataagtatatttttatgGGTTATTTTAACAaacatgtaaaatatttatcaaatataaaagtagttgaacaaaacataaaacacaCTTTAATCTAGGCTTGGATATAACACATAGTTTTTGGTACTAATTTGTATCACATCCTAAAAAtcataaagtaaccatatatcattcggattcaggttatatcggttcggtttggatacATATGAagttaaatccaaaatttaaaataaaaacataagaaattaaacacttattttatatataaatggaTGTTTAATTAAGATACTTATTTAAGATTAAATAATTACTTTTagatatcatttcaaaataaatataaaacttaatattaaggtacatatttatgtttcaaatatttatatttttaataatttggaaTTGCGAATCAGTTTTTGGATTTATTcaagttttttaaatatttttgggttATTCATTGGGATTCAGCTAATACCACTTCGGATTCAGATATTATTGTACCGTTCTACAAGACTCATTctattatttcttatatttcttaCTGGGTATGGATTGAACTTTTTGGTTTTGAGTTGGTTCGAACTTAGACTTACAACTTTTATGTCATGCctactttaaataaataaaaattcatttacataaaattttaaaattatttcatgCTTTGAAAACATGGATCAAAATCTGCTCATACTTTacaaaaagtataatatatatatatatatattatttttgcatAACTTATATTATTAAGTACATGTTCCTACCCTAAAATATGGCCTAactaataaatatcaatatcgatcaaattaataaatatcaaCGAACTTACTCATATTTTTAGCATCTGTTTAACagacaaattaaaagaaaacatcttcaaaataatattttttatggaAGCACCGTAGCCTAATGGTTAAGGTCTAAAGGCTTTTACACTCAGGTCTGGGATACGACTCCCAGGCTATACAATTTATTGCAGATTATCTcaaatccaggtttcaagtcccggagAGAGCGCGATTTATTAGGCAATTATGCATTATGGAATGATTACAAGCAACTATGTAGATTATGGAAGGAAtgattacaagagatcttcaatatggtgcaagtaaatctggtcaggcgtggatcttcataagacggctcagatgatgaaattaggcgtagatcttcataaAACAGGTAGTATTGCCGGTTGCCGAATCGTCTTTGTAATCTCCCTGATAactgtaatatcataataaatcagcgttaaaaaaatgAATACTTTTTTGGTTGGCTGTCTATTCCTCCTAGACACACTGACCTACTTACCCCCacccctccccccccccccccaaactATCAAGCTCTTCATAATCCCACCCAATCTTACACTTTCTCCTACTTACCCCCACCCCTCCCCCCCCCCTCCAAACTATCAAGCTCTTCATAATCCCACCCAATCTTACACTTTCTCCTACTTACCCCCAccccccctccccccccccTCCAAACTATCAAGCTCTTCATAATCCCACCCAATCTTACACTTTCTCCTACTTACCCccacccccccccccaccccccACTCCAAACTATTAAGCTCTTCATAATCCCACCCAATCTTAcactttctctttaaatttccccctaaaattttttaattcttctctcaaatcaattttcaaatcatgattaataaaacataaagtGTGTTTAGAAAATAGCGATTGCCACccgatttttaaaaaaaaaaaaacgacccAGATTTTGTAATTTATCAATTCTAAATCAAATTAGGGAGAGAGATAACGACggggaaaaaaataaataaatatatatatatatatatatatatatagagagagagagagagagagagagagagagctgacTCCCCACATGCGTGCTGCCGCCGCCCTCCCCCCGGCTAGGCATGGGCGTGAGCATAGACTTGGGTCTCGGTGAAGGGTTATAACCCAATAATGTTTTTTGGACCAAGTTAATTTAAACTTTTAGGCcatttttaatcaaaacaaTCTTGACGTTTGTGTGTAAACGACGCGTAGTTCGTTTGAAAACAACACAAAATTTATTAGTTTGCGCAAAGATAAGAACGAATCAAATAAGAAAATCTTGCGGAGAAATTTTCTCCACTCTCCACTCTCAAGATTTCCAAGAGATCTTCACTAACGTACTCCGCTTGTAACGAAATTTGAACTCTCATTTCCTCTTTTATGTCATGCctactttaaataaataaaaaatgcatttatataaaatttaaaattattccaTGCTTTGAAAACATGcatggatcaaaatctaatcatactttaaaaaaactactagattttgacccgccctttgagagggcgggtatatttattttttagttattttctagaaatttaacttttatgttttttgtaatcatatatgtgtataccattttaaaaaaattattagtaaaaagttttgatacttttattgaatttgtgatgttgcaTAGCTATATACTTGTATctagtgttttgaaacccgaacCGGATCTGCAGTTAAATAGATAAATCCGGTTATCATGTATGTAATCAGGTTTGAgctttatgaaaaaaattattattttagtaatcCAGTAAAACCTACAAAAACCTGCTAAAACTCAGGACCCAGCTACCAGTTAAACAACGGGTTGAACCAATAcgtaactttttattattaatttttagttatattgttAGAATCTGTTTGTATTCTAATTAGGAAGTTAAATTTTTagtattcataaaaatatatgatatgattttatatattaaataaggCCCAAAACACGGCCTACCAGTTAAACCATTGGTTGAACCAATACacaccttttatttttttttaatttttttagttatattattagaatCTGTTTGTATTCTGATTAGGAAGTTAAATTTTTTAGTTTCATAAAAAAAGTTAATATGATTTGTAGATTATGAATCTATTAACAAAACTAATTGTTTGAtttgaattagtttatttttattatcagttagctattataattttataatagtccactgtatatatatgttgtacaaaaaaaaaattcacaagaAACCTGCGTTACTAATTGGtacgaaaaaataatttatattattttctcacCAGTTAATACAACATATTTGTTATCATCTCTCTTTatgttgtaaaatataaataaaaacatcttCAACTTCTTTTTGCAGTTATTTAAGATAACATTTTTAGAAGgttaaataataattgtatataGTAGAATTATGCTTTTATGGTTTGTATAGTTAGGAATATATGCTTTCGACACACACattaataattgtattataGAGTTCAGTTTATTTTTTGGCATAAGTAACGTTGATAAATGCTGTTGCATTGTTATTGGCCAACATATTCTTCATTATTATTGGTTTATTATGcagtaaatttatttaataatattaatgttAATATAAAAAAGGACATAGCAATATAAGTAACTTCAAAAAGAAATGGCAAAATTTTAGTAGGGATTCTAGTTTTATAGATTAGATACTAAGAGAATGGTAATAgggaaaataaaagtttattaatataacagtattagtttatttttgttattgataattattatattttggtatttttatttaatttcaactaaaaattttaaatttattgtaatttctattagttatttattatcttaattttagCTAAAGTTCTAATTTGgtattaaaattagttaaataatttattttcatggtaaacaaaaattgaaattaaaataaattttaattaaataaaacatgattTCCTGTGTATCatgttttctgttttcttcttcatttgtTCTCTTGTTTAAACATTTATGAACAACATGTacgaaaagaatatatatacgAAAAGAACAAACAGAGTATCTATAATCGAtaacaaacaatatatatacgaaaagaaaaacatatcttATACATAGTATTATTTAAAACCTTTCAAAGTATATAAATTATGAAGATAGATAACATTACACGTCTCTCAAGTCCCCTACTTTTATATTGGGTTGATGTTTGCCTGAGATATCAAAAGTGTTTGTAacttgaagatctcttgtaacaACAATATATCATTAATTAGATTTATTGAATAACAAATAGAATATAGAAAACAACATGAATgagattttagaaaattaccTCGAAATTTACCTATTTCGCAAACCTGATTaaacatacaaaaacatcatatTGTTGTTTATGGTATGATGGTGGAAATTGTCCTCAAACTTCCCCAACAAACGACACGCTAGCTGGTGAtcactaaaacaaaaagaaatcaaatttttttttacgacAAAAAGAAATCacatttagttttaaaatttataactacTAACTCCAGTGTTAGTAACTTAGTGGAAAAAGTTATcactaaaacaatatttttgatattgttaGTACTGCTTGCAATATCAAATCCATCTCAAGATGGATACACTATACAACAGGGATAAAAATATGACAGTATTACTTAAAAAAACCCATAATCTCTATGATTGAACTCTATTTTTTGTTATCTCTTTTCCACAACAAAGGATTAATTTCACCAACGTCCATGGCTTGTCCAATGAATTCTGCAAAGAACATTAATAATATAGTATAACACTTCATATCAATACTATTgggataaaaattaaatcattaaaTATGACGACTTACCAATCAAGAAATATGTTTCAATGTTGCATGTATCTTTTGAAggccttttacaaaaaaatgttgcATGTATTTTTGTTCCCTGCAAAAACTCATAATATAATCAGAAAACCACTGAACGTTAACAACAAACTAATTTGATAAATGAAATTAAGATATCTCTTACATTTTGATCTGCGAGAATAATCTTAAACTCTTGCCATATTGAGCACTAAATTGCTTCCAGATCTTTCTTGAATCTACCATCGTATTTTTAAAGGTTTGACATCAGTTTGGCTACTAATTTTCTTAGGAGGTGCTATTAAAGTATCGAGATGTTTAGAGTTTCCTTTTTGTATCCAAGGGTGTTCGGTTGGGTTATATATAGTGAATAAGAATCTTGTATAAtaagttaagaaaataaataatttctataaaatcttgattattgattttaaaaatattcggatataatataaatattcaaattttgaagtaaaaatGGGTTAACTAACAAAAAGATTTAGAGCACCGAAGGTCATTTTCAGAAGGAGATTCTGATGGTTCAGATAtgttaaaacagaaatatattatagttgcgtgttttaaaaatcttgggatactttttttacaaaattcaaatataatgtaaaaatataaatactcgATTTAGGGAtactttgattttcttttaaggTATAGGGTTTACTTCTGGTTTAGGATTCATTGTATATTGCTAAATTTGTGATAAATGTTACAAATAACATATGTTATTTCATAAACTAATCAAATTGAATTGTATCACAATTTTGTAGATTGACAGTTGTGAGGAGACGGACAAATGCTGCATACATAATCAAGGTATGTGAGAGATTTTGACATTAGTTTAAATGAATAGGTGAACTCCTTagtgagtttcaaaaaaaaaaaggtgaactCCTTAGTATTGACCATGAGGAAGTACAGTTAGTTATATAATATGATAGATActaagggggatgtattcaatttagcatttgatgtgatttgatttttaatggagtttttagatgattttaataagttgcagagatttaggtgatttttgttaaaccactctagaatatcacctaaaacaatgagatttgagttttattttttttaaactaagaaACTctacccaaacaccctaaaatcacctcaaaactttaaaatctcacaacttaaaatatttttaataacaatggatttcagagtactttacgaaatgtcaagttcaataacagtggattttaaatgagtttttaaaattcatgtttgaataacagtgaatttgtcattttaatgcaaatcacctgaaactctcagttgaatacacccccttaAGTTAAACTATGTCGATCTCTTGTTATTTActcttgtaagttgtaacataAGTGATATTtgtaatctaatctattaatttagggttctatttttatctactattaacaagtcatagtaggaccacttaaagaattagtcaatatgacatttttgattatttgtattaacaataaaccaactataaatatattaacaataaaccaactataaatttgattttttaattataataaaatctgttgagaaagaatctaacaaaatcttagtttaaaatttaaatattttttttataaataacatattaatatatttcgaaattagtaatataatattatataagtaaatttaactaaaacttattataaaaaagaaaataaaaaattctttatactaacctttttatagattctatgatatattccgtattatataaaaatagaagtgctatatgaattaaatattaaaaatatattaaataggtaaattaacaaaaaaaaaatattttattttttaacttaaataaattattgatcatcattataatggattaaacttcgaaaactatataatacttttatattaagataaatgtattaacataagttaaaatttatatttacagccatacattatctttttatttattttgaaactattagcaatatattgcttaaaatgtttatatacaaaaatataatagtatataataacctttagttcatatactatttaaaaatatgttattagtaaaatatgaaatttcagtaattcatttaaaatattagtgacaaaaatcaaattttaattataaattttattttattttaattgtaacaaaaaattttgataaaagaattaaaaatatcaccaaaaattcaaatatttaaaaaataatacagtaatgtagtaccaaaacaaattcaaaattcatgtattattccaaactcaaatagttgtgtaattttccaaagttgtctcaaaaaatatattattttgaaaataaatattcaaactcaaaatgataatatttcaaattttacaaaagacaaaatcatggataataaagattaactttttgaaatgtacctgaaaaaaactaactatatatgttgtaaaaatttaaagtaacctaatgttttgacgtcttaatttaaaaaaaaatagaacttaatatcataacatccaaaacaaatatcctatataataaatttaataaaatagtatgatagatactactatgtataaagtttactaaaacaataggattatattatttaaaataaataaatcccgtaaaatactaaaatgagatatgttaaagtatattttcttaaacacaacatgtaaatataattattttagtcatatttattttctataatataaataaataaaattaaaaatgtattatatgcaaaatgtttaaattaaagaaaacaacataatttgaatggggttctctatttgagtatttcatattttattttattttacctaactcgaaaatatattagtaagtaataaaatcaataacaaagtaattttttttaaaaaaccattatatattaataatactgaataagaaatataaacaataatatgatatagtaatacaatatataacactaaaatagaaattatatatttaaaacatttttaataatataaaatatatttaaaaatataaatatatccgcacgaacgtgcgggttaaaatctagtttaatattATGTAAGATAGTCATAATAGTATAAGGTGTAATGTATTTTGTTTGCGTTgtttgaataataataaaaagaaatctTTTGTCATGGATTTGGTTAATTGAGAATATTTCTTGGCATATTCCCGATCGTTATGTCAGGGAttcataatattttgtttctataaGATTTCCGATCAATAGTTGTTATT contains these protein-coding regions:
- the LOC108842133 gene encoding uncharacterized protein LOC108842133 produces the protein MDPEDVKIVESIPLSRIPTIDRDGWHFTKNGKYTVKSGYQVERTYPDIEQGAVEFGPMVTALKANCWKVRCPPKMKHFLWQLLWGCIAVKKSLKARGIKGDIRCDICGASEESINHVFFECPPAVQVWALSTIPTHPDHFPGQSLFVNMDYLFWRVKPTMEEHHFAWILWYIWKGRNSKVFSNLDTEPRETLRRAMTESLLWMEAQQEIVQPQDQVTHTSDAVLPIRSGRWCFTDGSWKPEDTFSGQGWYSTLEGFEGLLGARNTRASQTPLHAEVEALIWAMECMRNLRQYNVTFATDCSQLVKMVSEPGEWPAFASYLEDIKSLKRSFNSSEIIHIPRTQNNKADSLARSVRQQTSFTVHMDTYHPVCFIEST